From Amycolatopsis sp. YIM 10, the proteins below share one genomic window:
- a CDS encoding sensor histidine kinase produces the protein MVGDSCIALLLLLFDLLLFVVSASEETGLATHPWFVTVPLDFLVVLPVVFRRKHPVWAGYAALLIGTVHGGLQLGVAGFFAGMIAIYTLVVYAGRRHGALYLLISLSATVVQLLVQTSDELTLNLILVVLAYAFCWLLGEFVGARRAYHAEVEARLHLLETERDQATRIAVANERGRIARELHDVVAHAVSVIVVQADGASYAIRSNPDLAERAVQTISETGRGALAELRRLLDVLRNEDAENEPRVPQPNASSLTELAQRVGAAGVPVEVEVDENFDDLPAGVSLGVYRIVQESLTNTLKHGGPGAKAVVKVHREADGVRIEVADNGNGVRPVPVPARGTAGAATPVATVQLPGGNGLIGMRERANVLGGKLEVGPRPGGGWRVHATLPVRLDP, from the coding sequence ATGGTCGGGGACAGCTGCATAGCGTTGTTGCTGCTCCTGTTCGACCTGCTGCTGTTCGTGGTGTCGGCCAGCGAGGAGACCGGACTGGCGACGCATCCCTGGTTCGTCACCGTGCCGCTGGACTTCCTGGTCGTGCTGCCGGTGGTGTTCCGGCGCAAGCACCCGGTGTGGGCTGGCTACGCGGCGCTGCTGATCGGCACCGTGCACGGCGGGCTGCAGCTCGGCGTGGCCGGGTTCTTCGCCGGGATGATCGCGATCTACACCCTGGTCGTCTACGCCGGGCGGCGCCACGGCGCGCTGTACCTGCTGATCAGCCTGTCGGCCACCGTGGTCCAGCTGCTCGTGCAGACCAGCGACGAGCTGACCCTCAATCTCATCCTGGTCGTGCTCGCCTACGCGTTCTGCTGGCTGCTCGGCGAGTTCGTCGGGGCACGGCGTGCGTACCACGCGGAAGTGGAGGCCAGGTTGCACCTACTGGAGACCGAACGAGACCAGGCCACCCGGATCGCGGTGGCCAACGAACGCGGCCGGATCGCGCGCGAACTGCACGACGTGGTCGCGCACGCGGTCAGCGTGATCGTGGTGCAGGCCGACGGCGCCTCCTACGCCATCCGGTCCAATCCGGACCTGGCCGAGCGCGCCGTGCAGACCATCTCCGAGACCGGCCGCGGCGCGCTGGCCGAGCTGCGGCGACTGCTGGACGTGCTGCGCAACGAGGACGCCGAGAACGAGCCGCGGGTGCCGCAGCCCAACGCCAGCTCGCTGACCGAGCTGGCCCAGCGGGTCGGCGCCGCCGGGGTGCCGGTCGAGGTGGAGGTCGACGAGAACTTCGACGACCTGCCCGCCGGGGTGTCCCTCGGGGTCTACCGGATCGTGCAGGAGTCGCTGACGAACACGCTCAAGCACGGCGGTCCCGGCGCGAAAGCGGTGGTCAAGGTGCACCGTGAGGCCGACGGCGTGCGGATCGAGGTGGCCGACAACGGCAACGGCGTGCGACCGGTGCCGGTACCGGCCCGCGGCACAGCCGGAGCCGCGACTCCGGTGGCGACCGTCCAGCTGCCCGGCGGCAACGGGCTGATCGGCATGCGCGAACGGGCCAACGTGCTCGGTGGCAAGCTGGAGGTCGGCCCACGGCCGGGTGGTGGCTGGCGGGTACACGCCACGCTGCCGGTTAGGTTGGACCCGTGA
- the grpE gene encoding nucleotide exchange factor GrpE gives MSLWSRKNDRIDVGDTADEPTSKIAATSLAEIIESVDGTTAPATASEPDVEPVGVIVPGGDVDQASVERQTLIQLCLYALDRARSGGVVERLEQGLAEVGVRALRPDGERFDPAVHEAGGAVPTEDPALDGVVAETEVVGFADRDRLLRAPIVTVYTRK, from the coding sequence ATGTCGTTGTGGTCCCGCAAGAACGACCGGATCGACGTTGGTGACACGGCCGACGAGCCGACCAGCAAGATCGCCGCGACCAGCCTCGCCGAAATCATCGAGTCCGTGGACGGAACCACCGCACCGGCCACCGCGTCGGAACCCGATGTGGAGCCCGTAGGAGTGATCGTGCCCGGCGGGGACGTGGACCAGGCGTCCGTCGAACGGCAAACGCTGATCCAGCTGTGCCTGTACGCGCTGGACCGCGCGCGCAGCGGCGGTGTGGTGGAACGCCTGGAACAGGGCCTGGCCGAGGTCGGGGTACGGGCGTTGCGCCCGGACGGTGAGCGCTTCGACCCGGCGGTGCACGAGGCGGGCGGCGCGGTGCCGACCGAGGACCCGGCATTGGACGGCGTCGTCGCGGAGACCGAGGTGGTCGGCTTCGCCGATCGCGACCGGCTGCTTCGTGCGCCGATTGTCACCGTCTACACGCGGAAGTAG
- a CDS encoding TetR/AcrR family transcriptional regulator encodes MTAIDGAPGAGLLWEPRAPGARGPKPVLSVDRIVAVATGIADAEGLAAVSMQRIADELGFTKMSLYRHVPGKADLVAVMTDRAFGEPVDLADGDWRTQLGEWCLLMYAVLERHPWLLDSSLCPRVWGPFELGWVERALAALEGTGLTGAERLDAVATLTGHLRAIAEQARNSATPEADFSRTLGALMAEHGERFPAMAAAVAEAADGGQDNALAFGLERILDGLAVLIGERRGP; translated from the coding sequence GTGACGGCGATCGACGGCGCGCCCGGGGCCGGGCTGCTGTGGGAGCCTCGCGCCCCCGGTGCTCGCGGCCCGAAGCCGGTGCTCAGCGTGGACCGGATCGTCGCGGTGGCGACCGGCATCGCCGACGCCGAAGGCCTGGCCGCGGTGTCCATGCAGCGGATCGCCGACGAACTCGGCTTCACCAAGATGTCGCTCTACCGGCACGTGCCGGGCAAGGCCGACCTGGTCGCGGTGATGACCGACCGGGCCTTCGGCGAGCCGGTCGACCTGGCCGACGGCGACTGGCGCACCCAGCTCGGCGAGTGGTGCCTGCTGATGTACGCGGTGCTGGAGCGGCACCCGTGGCTGCTCGACAGCTCCCTGTGCCCGCGTGTGTGGGGCCCGTTCGAACTCGGCTGGGTCGAACGCGCGCTGGCCGCGCTCGAAGGCACCGGCTTGACCGGCGCCGAACGCCTCGACGCCGTCGCCACGCTCACCGGGCACCTGCGCGCCATCGCCGAGCAGGCCAGGAACTCGGCCACCCCGGAAGCCGACTTCTCCCGCACGCTCGGCGCGCTGATGGCCGAGCACGGCGAGCGCTTCCCGGCCATGGCCGCGGCGGTGGCGGAGGCGGCCGACGGCGGTCAGGACAACGCGCTGGCCTTCGGACTCGAGCGAATCCTGGACGGACTTGCCGTACTCATCGGCGAGCGACGGGGACCCTGA
- a CDS encoding dynamin family protein yields MTAPAEQGGRLAGPLSTSVGNLCHRLQSQVSARTAAGFAEVMRRLGAPLQVAVAGRIKSGKSTLVNALIGRRVAPTDVGECTRLVTRFQYGTVDRVEVVFTDGRKQVLPFAPDGSIPAELGVNIDEVSHLEAYLTNAVLQGMTVIDTPGLGSLDAASVSRTEELLGAAKHRKDGDEETGSDELDDTSRNAVAGAEAVLYVVTQGVRADDQQALAAFTAATASREAGPVNAIAVLNKADTIAPESVDGAGDDVWKAATMLAEKQAATLKPRVADVLPVIGLLAESAESGAFTSADADALRQLSEVDDASLETMLISADIFTTWECDVPSGIRLRLLEKLDLYGIRCAIDAIRAEPELTAGALRRKLLDASGLAAVRARLAMVFAARADGIKAAAALASVTALAHASGDPAERQRVHDAIEVLLAKPEAHQLRLLEALTLVASGAVDMPEDLSEEVLRVGSNADIGAQLGMPGRPRPELAAYALERAGWWRSFASFGATPAQSRVAHVVHRAYFLIWQQIRTDNPAG; encoded by the coding sequence GTGACGGCACCGGCGGAACAGGGTGGGCGCCTCGCGGGGCCCCTGTCCACCTCGGTCGGCAATCTCTGCCACCGGTTGCAGTCCCAGGTCTCCGCGCGCACCGCGGCCGGGTTCGCCGAGGTGATGCGCCGGCTCGGCGCGCCGCTGCAGGTGGCCGTGGCCGGCCGGATCAAGTCGGGCAAGTCGACACTGGTCAACGCGCTGATCGGGCGCCGGGTGGCGCCCACCGACGTGGGCGAGTGCACCCGGCTGGTCACCCGCTTCCAGTACGGCACGGTGGACCGGGTCGAGGTGGTGTTCACCGACGGCCGCAAGCAGGTGCTGCCGTTCGCGCCGGACGGCAGCATCCCGGCCGAGCTGGGCGTGAACATCGACGAGGTGTCGCACCTGGAGGCCTACCTGACCAACGCCGTGCTCCAGGGCATGACGGTGATCGACACCCCCGGCCTCGGCTCGCTCGACGCCGCGTCGGTCTCGCGCACCGAGGAACTGCTCGGCGCGGCGAAGCACCGCAAGGACGGGGACGAGGAAACCGGCTCCGACGAACTCGACGACACCTCCCGCAACGCGGTGGCCGGTGCCGAGGCCGTGCTCTACGTGGTCACCCAGGGCGTGCGCGCCGACGACCAGCAGGCGCTGGCCGCCTTCACCGCCGCCACGGCCAGCCGCGAGGCTGGCCCGGTGAACGCGATCGCGGTGCTCAACAAGGCCGACACGATCGCGCCGGAGTCGGTGGACGGCGCCGGTGACGACGTGTGGAAGGCCGCGACCATGCTCGCCGAGAAGCAGGCCGCCACGCTGAAGCCGCGGGTGGCCGACGTGCTGCCGGTGATCGGCCTGCTCGCCGAGTCCGCCGAGTCGGGTGCCTTCACCTCCGCCGACGCCGACGCGCTCCGCCAGCTCTCCGAGGTCGACGACGCCTCGCTGGAGACCATGCTGATCTCCGCGGACATCTTCACCACCTGGGAGTGCGACGTCCCGTCCGGCATCCGCCTGCGGTTGCTGGAGAAGCTGGACCTCTACGGCATCCGCTGCGCGATCGACGCGATCCGCGCCGAGCCGGAGCTGACCGCGGGCGCGTTGCGCCGCAAGCTGCTCGACGCCTCCGGGCTGGCCGCCGTGCGCGCCCGGCTGGCGATGGTGTTCGCCGCCCGTGCCGACGGCATCAAGGCCGCCGCCGCGCTCGCGTCGGTGACCGCGCTGGCGCACGCCTCCGGTGATCCGGCCGAACGCCAGCGCGTGCACGACGCGATCGAGGTGCTGCTGGCCAAGCCCGAGGCGCACCAGCTGCGCCTGCTGGAGGCGCTGACCCTGGTCGCCTCCGGCGCGGTCGACATGCCGGAGGACCTGTCCGAGGAGGTGCTGCGGGTCGGCAGCAACGCCGACATCGGCGCCCAGCTCGGCATGCCCGGCCGCCCGCGGCCGGAACTGGCGGCCTACGCGCTCGAACGCGCCGGCTGGTGGCGCTCGTTCGCCTCCTTCGGCGCGACCCCGGCGCAGAGCCGGGTCGCGCACGTGGTGCACCGGGCGTACTTCCTCATCTGGCAGCAGATTCGTACCGATAATCCGGCAGGCTGA
- a CDS encoding ABC transporter ATP-binding protein has protein sequence MIEAEGLTKRYGKTLAVDQLSFSVAAGRVTGFLGPNGAGKSTTMRMMLGLDNPTAGRVTIGGKRYHELKNPLRTVGALLDAKWVHPNRSARAHLAWMAKSNRIAASRVDEVLDIVGLTSVAGKRAGGFSLGMSQRLGIAAALLGDPEVLLFDEPVNGLDPEGILWIRKFMHRLADEGRTVFVSSHLLSEMALTASELVVIGKGQLISQSSTKDFVSRASENTVKVRSPQLGQLGQLLVNASAQVTEDDGALIVSDLDSAKIGEIAAQHNLVLHELSPLQGSLEQAFMQITGDSVEYHTGLETEAAQVLAPTGQ, from the coding sequence ATGATCGAGGCAGAAGGCCTCACCAAGAGGTACGGGAAGACGCTCGCCGTCGACCAGTTGTCGTTCAGCGTCGCCGCCGGGCGGGTGACCGGCTTCCTCGGCCCGAACGGTGCCGGGAAGTCCACCACCATGCGGATGATGCTGGGCCTGGACAATCCGACCGCCGGCCGCGTCACCATCGGGGGCAAGCGCTACCACGAACTGAAGAATCCACTGAGGACGGTCGGCGCGCTGCTGGACGCCAAGTGGGTGCACCCGAACCGCTCCGCCCGCGCACACCTGGCGTGGATGGCGAAGTCGAACAGGATCGCCGCGAGCCGGGTGGACGAGGTGCTCGACATCGTCGGCCTGACCTCGGTGGCGGGCAAGCGCGCCGGCGGTTTCTCGCTCGGCATGTCGCAGCGGCTCGGCATCGCCGCGGCCCTGCTCGGCGACCCCGAGGTGCTGCTGTTCGACGAGCCGGTCAACGGCCTGGACCCGGAGGGCATTCTCTGGATCCGCAAGTTCATGCACCGCCTGGCCGACGAGGGCCGCACGGTTTTTGTCTCCAGCCACCTGCTGTCCGAAATGGCGCTGACCGCCAGCGAACTGGTGGTGATCGGCAAGGGACAGCTGATCTCGCAGAGTTCCACGAAGGACTTCGTTTCGCGGGCCTCGGAGAACACGGTGAAGGTGCGCAGCCCGCAGCTGGGGCAGCTGGGGCAGTTGCTGGTCAACGCCAGCGCGCAGGTGACCGAGGACGACGGCGCGCTCATCGTGTCCGATTTGGACAGCGCGAAGATCGGCGAGATCGCCGCCCAGCACAATCTGGTGCTGCACGAGCTGAGCCCGCTGCAGGGCTCGCTGGAGCAGGCGTTCATGCAGATCACCGGGGATTCCGTGGAATACCACACCGGACTGGAAACCGAGGCGGCGCAGGTCCTCGCGCCCACCGGTCAGTGA
- a CDS encoding FtsX-like permease family protein gives MNPFQMAVRVLRGDRRTRVSAILTGVGVAVATALVLLLIGLPFGTQARAERALWQEQVFGEQSDGVATMAKAVSQDYFDGKEITRVDVAQLSQVDKLPPGIDRLPGPGEALVSPELAQLMDSRMASQLSDRFGTGQRALLGEEALAFPEQLVALVGHAPEDMPGNAMPVQGFPLTGAQPDPLLQLLSGVGVVVLLVPSLVLVASSARLTAARREQRLAALRLAGATPRQVIGMVAAETALASVAGAVLGLAVSPLVNMLATVVPWAGGTWQADDFALPLPLSIGITVALPALVLLAAVAGMRRVVTTPLGATGGQAKKPLHWWRLLALPAAGLFFFFAISTAKDNGGVLIVLGGLFVLVASAAVIGPWVTSAVGGIFVRVWRKPAGLLAGRRLRDDPKGAYRASAGVVLAVFAGSMALTLLPSLESLAGGGRSFHDSVLYLDSDAADVQQIADKANAELTRYGVPERVTTIPQVSLGTSPDSGRYALVMDCESARSLLRFDPGTCDGKPAIYSSTPMDLAGLQVSGGEGAGKPLPEGTVSRAVPSREDDRFTSVFMDPSAVPAGVHAQYYTLAAPTTPETREVVRTALVNAAAGEQINSRELILGNQQIELADLRRVTVIGLVAAGVLAGCSAAIATAGSVMDRRRTFGALIAAGTPVRTLARALRTEAALPALVATIGAGVVGAIVGLGLFSLVDEGPVVFSPWILAPVALGALVAVLAASVCTPALNRVRAEPLADE, from the coding sequence ATGAACCCGTTCCAGATGGCCGTGCGCGTGCTGCGCGGCGACCGGCGGACGCGGGTCTCGGCGATCCTCACCGGCGTCGGGGTGGCCGTGGCGACCGCGCTGGTGCTGCTGCTGATCGGGCTGCCGTTCGGCACCCAGGCGCGGGCCGAGCGCGCGTTGTGGCAGGAGCAGGTCTTCGGCGAGCAGTCCGACGGCGTGGCCACCATGGCGAAGGCGGTCTCCCAGGACTACTTCGACGGCAAGGAGATCACCCGCGTCGACGTGGCGCAGCTGTCCCAAGTGGACAAGCTGCCGCCGGGCATCGACCGGCTGCCGGGCCCCGGCGAGGCACTCGTTTCGCCGGAGCTGGCCCAGCTGATGGATTCGCGGATGGCCTCGCAGCTGTCCGACCGCTTCGGCACCGGTCAGCGGGCGTTGCTCGGCGAGGAGGCGCTGGCCTTCCCGGAGCAGCTGGTCGCACTGGTCGGGCACGCACCGGAGGACATGCCGGGGAACGCGATGCCGGTCCAGGGCTTCCCGTTGACCGGCGCGCAACCCGATCCGCTGTTGCAACTGCTCTCCGGCGTCGGCGTGGTGGTGCTGCTGGTGCCGAGCCTGGTGCTGGTCGCGTCGTCGGCCCGGCTGACCGCCGCCCGTCGTGAGCAGCGGCTGGCCGCGCTCCGGCTCGCCGGTGCCACGCCGAGGCAGGTGATCGGCATGGTCGCCGCCGAAACCGCGCTCGCCTCGGTGGCCGGTGCGGTGCTCGGGCTGGCGGTGAGTCCGCTGGTGAACATGCTGGCCACGGTGGTGCCGTGGGCGGGCGGCACCTGGCAGGCCGACGACTTCGCGTTGCCGCTTCCGCTGAGCATCGGCATCACGGTGGCGTTGCCCGCGCTGGTGCTGCTCGCCGCGGTCGCCGGGATGCGGCGGGTGGTGACCACCCCGCTCGGTGCCACCGGCGGGCAGGCGAAGAAGCCGCTGCACTGGTGGCGTCTGCTCGCGCTGCCCGCGGCCGGTCTGTTCTTCTTCTTCGCGATCTCCACCGCCAAGGACAACGGCGGCGTGCTGATCGTGCTCGGCGGGTTGTTCGTGCTGGTCGCTTCGGCGGCGGTGATCGGGCCGTGGGTGACTTCGGCGGTCGGTGGCATTTTTGTCAGGGTGTGGCGGAAGCCGGCGGGCCTGCTCGCCGGGCGGCGGCTGCGCGACGATCCGAAGGGCGCCTACCGGGCGTCGGCGGGTGTGGTGCTGGCGGTGTTCGCCGGTTCGATGGCGCTGACCCTGCTGCCCAGCCTCGAATCGCTCGCCGGCGGTGGTCGCTCCTTCCACGATTCGGTGCTCTACCTGGATTCCGACGCGGCGGACGTGCAGCAGATCGCGGACAAGGCGAACGCCGAGCTGACGCGCTACGGCGTGCCGGAGCGGGTCACCACCATTCCGCAGGTCTCGCTGGGGACCTCGCCGGACAGCGGCCGGTACGCGCTGGTGATGGACTGCGAGAGCGCCCGCAGCCTGCTCCGGTTCGATCCCGGTACCTGCGACGGCAAGCCCGCCATCTACTCGTCCACGCCGATGGACCTGGCCGGGTTGCAGGTGTCCGGCGGGGAAGGCGCGGGAAAGCCGCTGCCGGAGGGCACGGTGTCACGGGCGGTGCCCTCCCGCGAGGACGACCGCTTCACCTCGGTGTTCATGGACCCGTCGGCAGTCCCGGCCGGAGTCCACGCGCAGTACTACACGCTCGCCGCGCCGACCACGCCGGAAACCCGCGAGGTGGTGCGGACGGCACTGGTCAACGCGGCCGCCGGGGAGCAGATCAACAGCCGTGAGCTGATCCTGGGCAACCAGCAGATCGAACTGGCCGACCTGCGCCGCGTCACGGTGATCGGGCTGGTCGCGGCCGGCGTGCTCGCCGGGTGCAGCGCGGCGATCGCCACCGCGGGCTCGGTGATGGACCGGCGGCGCACCTTCGGCGCGCTGATCGCGGCCGGGACCCCGGTGCGCACGCTGGCACGGGCGCTGCGGACCGAGGCGGCGCTGCCCGCGCTGGTGGCCACGATCGGGGCGGGCGTTGTCGGCGCGATCGTCGGGCTCGGCCTGTTCAGCCTGGTCGACGAGGGTCCGGTGGTGTTCAGCCCGTGGATCCTGGCGCCGGTGGCGCTGGGCGCGCTGGTCGCCGTGCTGGCCGCTTCGGTGTGCACCCCGGCCCTGAACCGGGTGCGTGCCGAACCCCTCGCCGACGAGTGA
- a CDS encoding FAD-dependent monooxygenase: protein MSGKNVLISGASVAGPALAYWLGHYGFRPTVVEVAPAPREGGYAVDFRGEVHLSVLERMGVLEQIRAQQTGGIPIRFVDERDRVRLELPIEFAGGAVEIRRSDLSTILREHSANTTEYVFGDSISELTDTGSDTGGVHVVFESGTERTFDLVIGADGLHSNVRKLAFGPEERFVSHLGYYVAGWEMPAPSWLGTAAVGLNRPGKYASAAIDHLNPAMAGAYVLFESPELEYHRRDADQQKRLIAEHLAGMGWRVPEILDTLPAAEQLYFDSISRVDVPNWSTGRIGLIGDAACGATLGGMGTGTAIVAAYVLAGELARADHRTAFTRYENLLRDFATECQKGGDRTGRFLAPGSAFAIWLRNKALSNKLLLKLMLKAGEDLSSNVSLPDYRYESAAR, encoded by the coding sequence ATGAGCGGCAAGAACGTGCTGATCTCCGGCGCCAGCGTGGCCGGACCGGCACTGGCCTACTGGCTGGGCCACTACGGCTTCCGGCCGACCGTGGTCGAGGTGGCCCCGGCGCCGCGCGAAGGCGGTTACGCGGTGGACTTCCGCGGGGAAGTGCACTTGAGCGTGCTGGAGCGGATGGGCGTGCTCGAGCAGATCCGCGCGCAGCAGACCGGCGGCATACCGATCCGGTTCGTCGACGAACGCGACCGGGTGCGGCTGGAGCTGCCGATCGAGTTCGCCGGTGGCGCGGTGGAGATCCGCCGCTCCGACCTGTCCACGATCCTGCGGGAGCACAGCGCGAACACCACCGAGTACGTCTTCGGCGACTCCATCAGCGAGCTGACCGACACCGGCAGCGACACAGGCGGCGTGCACGTCGTGTTCGAAAGCGGCACCGAGCGCACCTTCGACCTGGTCATCGGGGCGGATGGCCTGCATTCGAACGTGCGCAAGCTGGCCTTCGGACCGGAGGAGCGGTTCGTCAGCCACCTCGGTTACTACGTCGCGGGCTGGGAAATGCCGGCGCCGTCCTGGCTGGGCACGGCCGCGGTCGGCCTCAACCGGCCGGGCAAGTACGCCTCGGCCGCGATCGACCACCTGAACCCGGCGATGGCCGGTGCCTACGTGCTGTTCGAATCACCGGAGCTCGAGTACCACCGGCGGGACGCCGACCAGCAGAAACGGCTCATCGCCGAGCACCTGGCCGGGATGGGCTGGCGGGTGCCGGAGATCCTGGACACGCTTCCGGCGGCGGAACAGCTGTACTTCGATTCGATCAGCCGCGTCGACGTGCCGAACTGGTCGACCGGCCGGATCGGGCTGATCGGCGACGCCGCGTGCGGGGCCACCCTCGGCGGCATGGGCACCGGAACCGCGATCGTCGCGGCCTACGTGCTGGCTGGCGAGCTGGCCCGCGCCGACCACCGCACCGCGTTCACCCGCTATGAGAACCTGCTGCGCGACTTCGCCACGGAGTGCCAGAAGGGCGGCGACCGCACCGGCAGGTTCCTCGCCCCCGGCTCCGCCTTCGCCATCTGGCTGCGTAACAAAGCACTGAGCAACAAACTGCTGCTGAAGCTGATGCTCAAAGCGGGGGAGGACCTCAGCTCGAACGTCAGCCTGCCGGATTATCGGTACGAATCTGCTGCCAGATGA
- the trmB gene encoding tRNA (guanosine(46)-N7)-methyltransferase TrmB, producing MESEHQPRLRSVVSYVQRGGRMTVGQQRAWEEYWPSLGRKVAELPEGPIDFDAWFGREAPVLLEIGSGMGETTSQLAAAAPELNYVAVEVYEPGLGQLMLRAEKLGVENLRLINGDAVVLLTKHVPADSLHGVRIFFPDPWPKKRHHKRRLVQPEFVALVASRLAPGGTLHLATDWENYAEQMLEVCSAEPSLVNRYDGWAPRPDWRPVTKFEKRAVEENRISHDLIFERR from the coding sequence GTGGAAAGTGAACACCAGCCGCGGCTGCGCAGCGTGGTCAGTTACGTGCAGCGCGGCGGGCGGATGACCGTCGGGCAGCAGCGCGCGTGGGAAGAGTACTGGCCCTCCCTCGGCCGCAAGGTGGCCGAATTGCCCGAGGGCCCGATCGACTTCGACGCGTGGTTCGGCCGCGAAGCGCCGGTACTGCTGGAGATCGGCTCCGGCATGGGTGAGACCACCTCACAGCTGGCTGCCGCCGCCCCGGAGCTGAACTACGTCGCCGTCGAGGTCTACGAACCGGGCCTCGGCCAGCTGATGCTGCGGGCCGAAAAGCTCGGCGTGGAGAACCTGCGCCTGATCAACGGCGACGCGGTCGTGCTGCTGACCAAGCACGTCCCGGCGGACTCGCTGCACGGCGTGCGCATCTTCTTCCCCGACCCGTGGCCGAAGAAGCGCCACCACAAGCGGCGCCTGGTCCAGCCGGAGTTCGTCGCGCTGGTGGCTTCGCGGCTCGCGCCGGGCGGCACGCTGCACTTGGCGACCGACTGGGAGAACTACGCCGAGCAGATGCTCGAGGTCTGCTCGGCGGAGCCGTCGCTGGTGAACCGGTACGACGGCTGGGCACCCCGGCCCGACTGGCGCCCGGTGACCAAGTTCGAGAAGCGCGCCGTCGAAGAGAACCGGATCAGCCACGACCTGATCTTCGAACGACGCTGA
- a CDS encoding ABC transporter ATP-binding protein, translating into MQNPQWTNDGAPVLSGRGLVKRYGAQYALAGVDIDVHAGEAIAIVGPSGSGKTSLLHVLAGILKADDGAIFLGGQRVDQLSETKRSELRRTEFGFVFQSGMLVAELTAEENAALPQLLAGTGRKEALTAARGWLARLGLAGKEQRRPGELSGGEAQRVAIARALAHRPKVIFADEPTGALDTRTGRDTMSALLATAQETGAAVIVVTHDRELAESMPRTVAIRDGRIDVRVAA; encoded by the coding sequence GTGCAGAATCCACAGTGGACGAACGACGGCGCGCCCGTGCTGTCCGGCAGGGGGCTGGTGAAGCGCTACGGCGCCCAGTACGCGCTGGCCGGTGTGGACATCGACGTCCACGCCGGGGAGGCGATCGCCATCGTCGGGCCGTCCGGCTCCGGCAAGACCTCACTGCTGCACGTGCTGGCCGGCATTCTCAAGGCTGACGACGGCGCGATCTTTCTCGGCGGGCAGCGGGTGGACCAGCTCAGCGAGACCAAGCGCAGCGAGCTGCGGCGCACCGAGTTTGGCTTCGTGTTCCAGTCGGGCATGCTGGTCGCCGAGCTGACCGCCGAGGAGAACGCGGCCCTGCCCCAGCTGCTCGCCGGTACCGGTCGCAAGGAGGCGCTGACCGCCGCCCGCGGCTGGCTGGCCCGGCTCGGCCTGGCGGGCAAGGAGCAGCGTCGTCCGGGTGAGCTGTCCGGTGGTGAGGCGCAGCGCGTGGCGATCGCCCGCGCACTCGCGCACCGGCCGAAGGTGATCTTCGCCGACGAGCCGACCGGCGCGCTGGACACCCGGACCGGCCGCGACACGATGAGCGCGCTGCTGGCCACCGCGCAGGAGACCGGGGCAGCGGTGATCGTGGTGACGCACGACCGCGAGCTGGCCGAGTCGATGCCGCGCACGGTGGCCATCCGCGACGGCCGGATCGATGTGCGGGTCGCGGCATGA
- a CDS encoding response regulator transcription factor: MIRVVLVDDQELMRVGFRMVLGAQPDIDVVGEAGNGEEAARLAAELRPDVVLMDVRMPVLDGVEATKLIVDAGTARVLVMTTFDLDEYVYAALRGGASGFLLKDTPPDHLVSALRSVASGEAVVSPSVTRRLLDRFVGSGDAPLRDASVLNVLTEREREVLVLIAKGMSNTEIAEALFLSEATVKTHVGRILAKLDLRDRVQAVVLAYETGLTRPGVS, encoded by the coding sequence GTGATCAGGGTGGTGCTGGTCGACGACCAGGAGTTGATGCGCGTCGGGTTCCGCATGGTGCTCGGCGCCCAGCCCGACATCGACGTGGTCGGCGAGGCGGGCAACGGCGAGGAGGCCGCGCGGCTGGCCGCGGAACTGCGGCCCGACGTGGTGCTGATGGACGTCCGCATGCCGGTGCTCGACGGCGTCGAGGCGACCAAACTGATCGTCGACGCGGGTACCGCGCGCGTGCTCGTGATGACCACCTTCGACCTGGACGAGTACGTCTACGCCGCGTTGCGCGGCGGGGCCAGCGGATTCCTGCTCAAGGACACCCCGCCCGACCACCTGGTCTCCGCGCTGCGTTCGGTGGCCAGCGGCGAGGCGGTGGTCTCACCGTCGGTGACGCGCCGGTTGCTGGACCGGTTCGTCGGTTCGGGGGACGCCCCGCTGCGGGACGCCTCGGTGCTGAACGTGCTCACTGAGCGGGAGCGCGAGGTTTTGGTGCTGATCGCCAAGGGAATGTCCAACACCGAGATCGCCGAAGCGCTTTTCCTGTCCGAGGCGACGGTGAAAACGCACGTCGGGCGCATTCTCGCGAAACTGGATCTTCGCGACCGGGTGCAGGCGGTGGTGCTCGCGTACGAGACCGGCCTTACCCGTCCGGGTGTTTCTTAG